In one Leptospira mtsangambouensis genomic region, the following are encoded:
- a CDS encoding NAD(P)/FAD-dependent oxidoreductase — protein sequence MESIQNVEVAIIGGSFSGLSAALSLVRSLRKIIVIDSEKPCNKNTPASHNFITHDRESPSEIRSKALLNLKEYPNFKLQLGEVTTVQKQGSGFLVQGNGFSPIQTDKIIFATGLKDVLPKIPGFAESWGKSVIHCPYCHGYEFVGNQTGLWMNEPGVFEHSKFLKHWTKELTVYTNGPIQFSKEEQTKLENEGIKIVTELVESLAHQEGQISAIKLKSGKENQIEALYTRLPMIQHSKLPEEIGCKLLPSGHLEVTNFYETNVPGVYAVGDMSSMFRSVANAVHSGNIAGAMLNRAMILS from the coding sequence ATGGAATCCATTCAAAATGTCGAAGTAGCCATTATCGGAGGAAGTTTTTCGGGACTTTCTGCCGCCCTTTCCCTGGTTCGTTCCCTTAGAAAAATCATTGTCATCGATTCTGAAAAGCCATGTAACAAAAACACTCCTGCTTCCCATAACTTCATCACACATGATAGAGAATCTCCCAGTGAAATTCGTTCTAAGGCCCTATTGAATTTAAAAGAATATCCAAACTTTAAACTTCAGTTAGGTGAAGTAACAACAGTTCAAAAACAAGGATCGGGATTTTTAGTGCAAGGGAATGGATTTTCTCCCATCCAAACAGATAAAATTATTTTTGCCACTGGTCTGAAAGATGTTTTACCGAAAATTCCTGGTTTTGCCGAGTCTTGGGGGAAATCTGTCATCCATTGCCCGTATTGCCATGGTTATGAATTTGTTGGGAACCAAACTGGACTTTGGATGAACGAACCGGGAGTATTCGAACATTCTAAATTTCTAAAGCACTGGACCAAAGAATTGACTGTATATACCAATGGTCCCATTCAGTTTTCCAAAGAAGAACAAACTAAATTAGAAAATGAAGGGATTAAGATTGTTACGGAATTGGTAGAGTCCCTGGCCCATCAAGAGGGCCAAATTTCTGCCATCAAATTAAAATCAGGAAAGGAAAATCAAATCGAAGCACTCTACACTAGATTGCCAATGATACAACATTCTAAGTTACCTGAAGAAATTGGATGCAAACTATTACCAAGTGGTCATCTAGAAGTGACAAACTTTTATGAAACGAATGTTCCCGGCGTGTATGCAGTCGGCGATATGTCGTCAATGTTTCGTTCGGTGGCAAATGCCGTCCACTCTGGAAACATCGCCGGTGCTATGCTCAACCGTGCGATGATTTTGTCTTAA